In Massilia forsythiae, one DNA window encodes the following:
- a CDS encoding MotA/TolQ/ExbB proton channel family protein — protein sequence MLAILQAAGWPIWFLLLASVIALALIVERLIYLRREKILPRQLLDEVIQVYRGGKVTPDIIDKLQQNSPLGTVLAAALRNVDAPRDVMKESIEEAGRGVAHVLERFLTTLGTIASLAPLMGLFGTVVGMIEIFGAQNASGANPAQLAHGISVALYNTGFGLAIAMPTLVAYRHFRALVDSFIIDMELQSVKFVDVVHGARK from the coding sequence TTGCTCGCCATTCTCCAAGCGGCCGGCTGGCCCATCTGGTTCCTGCTGCTCGCTTCCGTCATCGCCCTCGCCCTGATCGTCGAACGCCTGATCTACCTGCGTCGCGAAAAGATCCTGCCGCGCCAGCTGCTCGACGAAGTCATCCAGGTGTATCGCGGCGGTAAGGTCACGCCCGACATCATCGACAAGCTGCAGCAGAATTCGCCGCTCGGCACCGTGCTGGCGGCGGCGCTGCGCAACGTCGACGCGCCGCGCGACGTGATGAAGGAATCGATCGAGGAAGCGGGCAGGGGCGTGGCGCACGTGCTCGAGCGTTTCCTCACCACGCTCGGCACCATCGCCTCGCTGGCGCCGCTGATGGGTCTGTTCGGCACCGTGGTCGGCATGATCGAGATCTTCGGCGCCCAGAACGCCAGCGGCGCCAACCCGGCCCAGCTGGCGCACGGCATCTCGGTGGCGCTGTACAACACCGGCTTCGGCCTGGCGATCGCGATGCCGACCCTGGTCGCCTACCGCCACTTCCGCGCGCTGGTCGACAGCTTCATCATCGACATGGAACTGCAGTCGGTGAAGTTCGTCGACGTCGTCCACGGTGCGCGCAAATGA
- a CDS encoding ExbD/TolR family protein, with product MDFRRGRKREDPEINLIPFIDVLLVVLIFLMVTTTYSKFTELQITLPTADAAKAVDKPFEINVTVDAKGNYTVNNVPVSFHGVAGLAEDLKRAATTGADGQPLAQPARDPVVIVNADQFAMHQMVINVLEAARLAGYDRLTFAAQSSTQK from the coding sequence ATCGACTTTCGCCGCGGCCGCAAGCGCGAGGATCCGGAAATCAACCTGATCCCGTTCATCGACGTGCTGCTGGTGGTGCTGATCTTCCTGATGGTCACGACCACCTACAGCAAGTTCACCGAACTGCAGATCACGCTGCCGACCGCCGACGCCGCCAAGGCGGTCGACAAGCCGTTCGAGATCAACGTCACGGTCGACGCCAAGGGTAACTACACGGTCAACAACGTGCCCGTCTCGTTCCACGGCGTGGCCGGCCTGGCCGAGGACCTCAAGCGCGCCGCCACTACCGGCGCCGATGGCCAGCCCCTGGCGCAGCCGGCGCGCGACCCGGTGGTGATCGTCAACGCCGACCAGTTCGCCATGCACCAGATGGTGATCAACGTGCTGGAAGCAGCGCGCCTGGCCGGCTACGACAGGCTGACCTTCGCCGCCCAGAGCAGCACCCAGAAATAA